The following proteins are co-located in the Agromyces laixinhei genome:
- a CDS encoding DMT family transporter: MEPDLSDLTEQIALDPTQFIGIPLALVGAVFLSLGAQFQHRGVVKVESRTVDSFGKGLNVKQLALLLARPSWVLGTVMLGLAIVFQLSSLYFAPLIVVQPLGAIALVITSILNSRINHVKLNSKSISAIVMCVGGVFLFVGVAAFTAVDKPVTDRQLVTILIILAVVLVLAGLAFAIFRQHIRAIFYVIMAGVLYGFVATLAKVVIGRIEQGEFDWLTTLCVLGLVGAAALGAYFVQNAYASGPPDLVIAGLTVVDPMVAVAIGIVVLGEASQAPPWAIGVFIVAGVIAVWGVFQLARNHPQTRL; the protein is encoded by the coding sequence GTGGAACCGGACTTGAGCGACCTCACTGAGCAGATCGCACTCGACCCCACACAGTTCATCGGAATCCCGCTCGCCCTCGTCGGCGCCGTGTTCCTCTCGCTCGGCGCGCAGTTCCAGCACCGAGGCGTGGTCAAGGTCGAGTCGCGCACGGTCGACAGCTTCGGCAAGGGCCTGAACGTCAAGCAGCTCGCACTGCTGCTCGCGCGGCCCTCGTGGGTGCTCGGCACGGTCATGCTCGGCCTCGCGATCGTCTTCCAGCTGTCGAGCCTCTACTTCGCCCCGCTCATCGTGGTGCAGCCGCTCGGCGCCATCGCACTCGTCATCACCTCGATCCTCAACTCGCGCATCAACCATGTGAAGCTGAACAGCAAATCGATCTCGGCGATCGTCATGTGCGTGGGCGGCGTCTTCCTCTTCGTCGGCGTCGCGGCGTTCACGGCGGTCGACAAGCCGGTCACCGACCGGCAGCTCGTCACGATCCTCATCATCCTCGCCGTCGTGCTCGTGCTCGCGGGCCTCGCCTTCGCGATCTTCCGCCAGCACATCCGCGCGATCTTCTACGTCATCATGGCCGGCGTGCTCTACGGCTTCGTCGCCACGCTCGCCAAGGTCGTGATCGGGCGCATCGAGCAGGGGGAGTTCGATTGGCTCACCACCCTCTGCGTGCTCGGTCTGGTCGGTGCGGCCGCGCTCGGCGCGTATTTCGTACAGAACGCCTACGCCTCGGGGCCGCCCGACCTCGTCATCGCAGGGCTCACGGTCGTCGACCCGATGGTCGCCGTGGCGATCGGCATCGTCGTGCTCGGCGAGGCGTCGCAGGCCCCGCCGTGGGCCATCGGCGTGTTCATCGTGGCCGGGGTCATCGCCGTCTGGGGCGTCTTCCAACTGGCGCGCAATCACCCGCAGACGCGCCTGTGA
- a CDS encoding helix-turn-helix transcriptional regulator, translated as MNAERLTAIGLEPVLTTCELAEYLGVQVQAIYDLRAHGRGPSGIRVGREIRFRVSDVLGWLEGLHEPSLSGALEGAS; from the coding sequence ATGAACGCCGAACGACTTACCGCAATCGGCTTGGAGCCGGTGCTGACGACATGCGAACTCGCCGAGTATCTCGGCGTCCAGGTGCAGGCGATCTACGACCTGCGCGCCCATGGCCGTGGTCCATCCGGAATTCGCGTCGGCCGCGAAATCCGGTTCCGCGTGTCCGACGTGCTCGGCTGGCTCGAGGGTCTGCATGAGCCAAGCCTCAGCGGCGCGCTCGAGGGCGCCAGCTGA
- a CDS encoding VOC family protein, producing the protein MVLTHFITVRDVATSRAFYADVFGGEVVLEENPAIVKIAGSWIIMNPGGGPTPDKPGVTLTVPQPGDPVSSFLNVRVADIAAFYAHAVGKGAEFLTEPLDRKAELRCYLRDPDGYLIEIGQATGMLEGVYADRPTKADG; encoded by the coding sequence ATAGTCCTCACCCACTTCATCACCGTCCGCGACGTCGCCACCTCACGGGCCTTCTACGCCGACGTCTTCGGCGGCGAGGTCGTGCTGGAAGAGAATCCGGCGATCGTGAAGATCGCGGGTAGCTGGATCATCATGAACCCCGGCGGCGGCCCCACCCCGGACAAGCCGGGAGTCACCTTGACCGTCCCGCAACCAGGCGACCCGGTGTCCAGCTTCCTCAATGTCCGCGTCGCCGATATCGCCGCGTTCTATGCGCACGCCGTCGGCAAAGGTGCCGAGTTCCTCACCGAGCCTCTCGATCGCAAAGCCGAACTGCGATGCTACCTGCGCGACCCAGACGGCTACCTCATCGAGATCGGCCAGGCTACAGGCATGCTCGAAGGCGTGTACGCCGACCGCCCGACCAAGGCCGATGGGTAG
- a CDS encoding tyrosine-type recombinase/integrase: MLDPDRAPSTKEVYASELRGLVLPTFKEFTIREVTVARIERFLKVQRAVSYTKAKHSRTMLSMVLGFAARRELIPRNPIKEVWRMKAPKRTPKALTPEQIAAIREAARHYRTSAETMGPKSDGLVRDLIEVMLGTATRIGEVLALRKRDVDMTADPPQVHINGTVIVRTGVGVLRQDHPKTHESNRVVAVPAFAAEVIRHRLTIIGGEGDESLLFATRTGTPLTPNNIRRTFRKILEVAGLKDLKISPHAFRRTGPTLLAKELGMQAAADMLGHTSTSTTKAHYAEPDRTVKSAPADVLQQLAPKE; encoded by the coding sequence ATGCTCGACCCCGACCGTGCGCCGAGTACGAAGGAGGTCTACGCCAGCGAGTTGCGTGGCCTTGTGCTGCCGACGTTCAAGGAGTTCACGATTCGCGAGGTGACGGTCGCGCGTATCGAGCGATTCCTGAAAGTGCAGCGTGCGGTGTCGTACACGAAGGCGAAGCACTCGCGCACGATGTTGAGCATGGTGCTGGGCTTTGCGGCGCGCAGGGAGCTCATTCCGAGGAATCCGATCAAAGAGGTCTGGCGGATGAAGGCACCGAAACGCACGCCGAAGGCACTCACACCGGAGCAGATCGCGGCCATCCGCGAAGCCGCGCGCCACTATCGCACGAGCGCGGAAACGATGGGGCCGAAGTCAGATGGCCTTGTGCGCGACCTCATCGAGGTCATGCTCGGGACAGCGACGCGAATCGGCGAAGTGCTGGCGTTGCGCAAGCGCGATGTTGACATGACGGCGGATCCGCCGCAGGTGCACATCAACGGCACGGTGATCGTGCGCACGGGTGTCGGCGTGCTTCGGCAGGACCACCCGAAGACGCACGAGTCGAATCGCGTCGTTGCCGTGCCGGCGTTCGCAGCAGAGGTCATTCGGCATCGCTTGACGATCATCGGCGGGGAGGGCGACGAGAGCCTGCTGTTTGCGACTCGGACGGGCACACCACTCACGCCCAACAACATCAGGCGAACCTTCCGGAAGATCCTAGAAGTCGCCGGTCTCAAGGATCTGAAGATCTCGCCTCACGCATTCCGTCGAACCGGACCGACGCTCCTCGCGAAGGAGCTCGGGATGCAAGCAGCCGCGGACATGCTCGGCCACACGTCGACGTCGACGACGAAGGCGCATTACGCCGAGCCTGATCGGACGGTCAAGTCGGCGCCGGCCGATGTGTTGCAGCAGCTGGCGCCGAAGGAGTAG
- a CDS encoding glycosyltransferase, translating to MVRNYPNVSDTPGASTADTAGAAPERPLTVLIGADTFAPDVNGAARFAERLAAGLAERGHDVHVMAPAGSRKHGTWKEVHEGQQITAHRLLSWRWYPHDWLRFALPWRIKQNSARVIDRVGPDVVHFQSHIITGRGLSIEAQKRGIRIVGTNHFMPENMLEFTLLPRAWQEWAVGLAWKAAGRTFGRAEAVTTPTRKAAQFLEKHTDLVGVHAISCGIDAHKYSPNWEPRTENRILFVGRVTGEKQIDVLLRALTLLPKELDAKVEIVGGGDQKRHLEHMAADLGIADRVTFTGYVTDEQLREAYHRASVLAMPSIAELQSIVTMEAMASALPVVAANAMALPHLVHDGENGYLFEPGSAEDLAAKLRTVLEASPDDYRALKEGSIRLIAAHDIQRTISTFESLYRGRPVADPVTDAASASTSE from the coding sequence ATGGTGAGGAACTACCCCAACGTGTCTGACACCCCCGGTGCGAGTACCGCCGACACCGCCGGAGCCGCACCCGAACGACCACTCACGGTTCTGATCGGCGCCGACACCTTCGCCCCCGACGTCAACGGCGCCGCGCGGTTCGCCGAGCGCCTCGCGGCAGGCCTCGCGGAGCGCGGTCACGACGTGCACGTCATGGCCCCGGCCGGAAGCCGCAAGCACGGAACCTGGAAAGAGGTGCACGAGGGGCAGCAGATCACCGCGCACCGCCTGCTCAGCTGGCGTTGGTACCCGCACGACTGGCTGCGGTTCGCGTTGCCGTGGCGTATCAAACAGAACAGCGCCAGAGTCATCGACCGTGTCGGGCCCGATGTCGTGCACTTCCAGTCGCACATCATCACTGGTCGTGGGCTCTCGATCGAAGCCCAGAAGCGCGGCATCCGCATCGTCGGCACCAACCACTTCATGCCCGAGAACATGCTCGAGTTCACGCTCTTGCCGAGGGCTTGGCAGGAGTGGGCGGTGGGCCTTGCGTGGAAGGCCGCAGGCCGCACCTTCGGTCGTGCGGAAGCCGTCACGACGCCGACCCGCAAGGCCGCGCAGTTCCTCGAGAAGCACACTGACCTCGTGGGTGTTCATGCGATCTCGTGCGGCATCGACGCGCACAAGTACTCGCCGAACTGGGAGCCGCGCACCGAGAACCGCATCCTCTTCGTCGGTCGGGTGACCGGCGAGAAGCAGATCGACGTGCTCCTGCGGGCCCTCACCTTGCTGCCGAAAGAGCTCGACGCGAAGGTCGAGATCGTCGGCGGGGGAGACCAGAAGCGGCACCTCGAGCACATGGCCGCCGACCTGGGCATCGCCGACCGCGTGACCTTCACCGGCTACGTGACCGACGAGCAGTTGCGTGAGGCCTACCACCGGGCATCCGTGCTCGCGATGCCGTCGATCGCGGAGTTGCAGAGCATCGTCACGATGGAGGCCATGGCCTCGGCCCTGCCCGTGGTCGCGGCGAACGCGATGGCCCTGCCTCACCTCGTGCACGACGGTGAGAACGGCTACCTCTTCGAGCCGGGCAGTGCCGAAGACCTCGCCGCGAAACTCCGCACCGTGCTCGAGGCCTCGCCAGACGACTACCGTGCGCTGAAGGAAGGGTCGATCCGTCTCATCGCGGCACACGATATCCAGCGCACGATCTCGACCTTCGAGAGCCTGTATCGTGGAAGGCCGGTGGCCGATCCGGTCACCGACGCCGCGTCGGCCTCCACTTCCGAGTGA
- a CDS encoding alpha/beta hydrolase — MNEWTRQQPGAGSVDDLRYAAGLRRSKAETLRGTTVPAVERAATAAGAQWSSVTAVAFTGAVAATTADIQNLVNSLEIDAAALDRYATTIEQIAGESHALEAKARGIHSDVGSWNRSLDRLTAEAATPGAPLGPSSEIARVDDLLEGAASKLALIEAQRDELVARRESADRECIASLTGLESRGQLGRMDAISTETTPAAALALLAGLSAAEIRAALAMNPNLADLVARAAPEDVAAWWNGYNLDGDAGTPASEHLALIAAMPAVIGNLGGVAYWARDKANRIQLAAEIKAAKADIARTRAEAATQRPYAVNLELPQQKLDALLNIKDALDTRSGVERQLVGLTDDNPPLAQIAVGDLDSAENVTYAIPGMSATTADMSGWTAAAQNLYLAQHAVDGGTAHSVVAWVGYETPPVPGYPDFNFGVLHGDYADTGAGNLIRDLEGFNATREGRDVSLNVVGHSYGTTTATLALYRSDLNVDAFVSIGSAGIEPVIGTADSVQADTFYAGQAQDVIPQLEAGDGDQWAWTGREGSGRANPMDDSFGATTFGTNGIDGDPAKNPVTDHSTTMKAPDFGYLDRRTESLSNVAFATTGQPERMSVHTPPQMTDTQRMLLEGMRGPSL; from the coding sequence ATGAACGAGTGGACGAGGCAGCAGCCCGGCGCCGGCAGCGTTGACGATCTTCGGTATGCGGCCGGTCTCCGACGATCGAAGGCGGAAACGCTGCGTGGCACGACTGTGCCGGCTGTCGAACGCGCCGCGACCGCAGCCGGGGCTCAATGGTCGAGCGTGACGGCGGTCGCCTTCACCGGCGCTGTCGCAGCGACCACTGCCGACATCCAGAATCTCGTCAACAGCCTCGAGATCGATGCCGCAGCACTCGATCGCTACGCCACGACGATCGAGCAGATCGCGGGGGAATCTCATGCGCTCGAAGCGAAAGCGCGCGGCATCCACAGTGATGTCGGCTCGTGGAATAGGTCTCTTGATCGGTTGACGGCGGAAGCTGCTACGCCGGGGGCGCCGCTCGGCCCGAGTTCGGAGATCGCGCGTGTCGACGACCTCCTCGAGGGAGCGGCCAGCAAGTTGGCGCTCATCGAGGCGCAGCGCGATGAACTCGTCGCCCGGCGGGAATCGGCCGACCGGGAGTGCATCGCGTCATTGACCGGTCTGGAGTCTCGCGGTCAACTCGGCCGGATGGACGCGATCAGCACCGAGACGACACCCGCTGCTGCGCTCGCGCTCCTTGCCGGGCTGAGTGCCGCAGAGATCCGTGCGGCCCTGGCGATGAACCCGAACCTCGCCGACCTCGTCGCCCGCGCAGCACCCGAAGACGTCGCCGCATGGTGGAACGGCTACAACCTCGACGGCGATGCAGGCACGCCTGCCTCCGAACATCTAGCGTTGATCGCCGCGATGCCCGCCGTCATCGGCAACCTCGGCGGCGTCGCCTACTGGGCACGCGACAAAGCCAACAGGATCCAACTCGCCGCTGAGATCAAAGCAGCCAAGGCCGACATTGCAAGGACACGTGCAGAGGCCGCCACTCAACGCCCCTACGCCGTCAACCTCGAGCTACCACAGCAGAAGCTCGATGCGCTCTTGAACATCAAGGACGCCCTCGATACGCGAAGTGGCGTTGAACGTCAGCTGGTTGGCCTCACAGATGACAACCCGCCGCTTGCACAGATCGCGGTCGGTGATCTTGACTCCGCTGAGAACGTCACCTACGCGATCCCGGGTATGAGCGCGACCACTGCGGACATGAGCGGTTGGACTGCAGCGGCCCAGAATCTCTATCTCGCACAGCACGCTGTTGATGGTGGAACAGCGCACTCGGTTGTGGCCTGGGTTGGATACGAGACGCCACCGGTTCCTGGATATCCGGACTTCAACTTCGGTGTTCTTCACGGCGACTACGCCGACACCGGAGCGGGCAACCTCATCCGAGACCTCGAGGGGTTCAACGCAACGCGAGAGGGGCGAGACGTTTCATTGAACGTCGTCGGCCATTCTTATGGCACAACAACGGCAACTCTTGCGCTTTACCGATCCGATTTGAACGTCGACGCGTTCGTCAGCATTGGCTCGGCCGGTATCGAGCCAGTTATCGGCACGGCCGACTCTGTGCAAGCTGACACGTTCTACGCTGGGCAGGCGCAGGACGTGATCCCTCAACTAGAAGCAGGCGATGGAGATCAGTGGGCATGGACAGGTCGCGAGGGCAGCGGGCGAGCAAACCCTATGGACGACAGTTTCGGCGCCACGACCTTCGGCACGAATGGCATTGATGGGGATCCCGCGAAAAACCCGGTCACGGACCACAGCACTACGATGAAGGCGCCGGATTTCGGGTATCTCGATAGACGAACCGAATCGTTGTCCAACGTCGCCTTCGCCACCACGGGACAGCCAGAGCGGATGAGCGTGCACACCCCGCCGCAGATGACAGACACCCAGCGAATGCTGCTCGAAGGAATGAGGGGACCGAGCCTGTGA
- a CDS encoding PadR family transcriptional regulator produces the protein MVAIAKHEQDLRKGVLVLAVLSQLREEQYGYSLRQALAKRGLPIEEGTLYPLLRRLEAQGLLASQWKAENGPPRRYYSLNAIGAELYRELSASWASLATVMSQLLDGEKQ, from the coding sequence ATGGTAGCGATCGCGAAGCACGAACAGGACCTTCGCAAGGGCGTCCTCGTGCTCGCCGTTCTGTCCCAGCTCCGCGAGGAGCAGTACGGCTACTCACTGCGCCAGGCGCTTGCCAAGCGCGGGCTGCCCATTGAAGAAGGCACGCTGTACCCCCTGCTGCGACGGCTCGAGGCCCAAGGACTCCTCGCCTCGCAGTGGAAGGCGGAGAACGGCCCACCACGTCGGTATTACTCGCTCAACGCCATCGGCGCCGAGCTCTATCGAGAGCTGTCTGCATCGTGGGCCTCTCTCGCAACCGTCATGTCCCAACTCTTGGACGGAGAGAAGCAATGA
- a CDS encoding RraA family protein, whose amino-acid sequence MSDHDTQDRAAEAAELGCAALVDAVGRIHPHRADLLPLISPDPTRPLFGPAATIAYLPYRDDLQQTDFARVFSQAVGPDAQGRVLVLSSGGYPDASHGGGIKLSRGEHRHIAGVLADGRLRDFAQLGGFEFSTWCRGEATRWGGSTVVPYAADVAVEIAGVTVVPGDYIYADTAGAVVIPAGSIDRVLAEARTVDAEDARAVEQVRNERPEEFRR is encoded by the coding sequence ATGAGCGATCACGACACCCAGGACCGAGCCGCTGAAGCCGCCGAACTGGGATGCGCCGCCCTGGTGGACGCCGTGGGCCGGATCCACCCGCATCGAGCCGATCTCCTTCCCCTCATCAGTCCCGATCCGACCCGTCCGCTCTTCGGGCCGGCTGCCACCATCGCCTACTTGCCGTACCGCGACGACCTGCAACAGACGGACTTCGCCCGCGTCTTCTCTCAGGCCGTCGGGCCAGACGCGCAAGGGCGGGTACTCGTCCTTTCCAGCGGCGGCTATCCCGACGCGTCTCACGGAGGGGGCATCAAGCTTTCACGCGGCGAACACCGACACATCGCCGGCGTTCTCGCCGATGGGCGGCTGCGGGACTTCGCTCAGCTGGGCGGCTTTGAATTCTCTACTTGGTGCCGAGGCGAGGCGACCCGATGGGGCGGGAGCACCGTGGTGCCATACGCGGCCGACGTCGCAGTCGAAATCGCCGGCGTGACGGTCGTCCCGGGCGACTACATTTACGCGGACACCGCCGGGGCCGTGGTGATCCCGGCCGGCAGCATCGATCGGGTCCTCGCCGAGGCACGCACCGTCGACGCCGAAGACGCCCGAGCGGTGGAACAAGTTCGCAATGAGCGGCCCGAGGAGTTTCGACGATGA
- the def gene encoding peptide deformylase, which translates to MAVLPIRITGDPVLHSPALPVENIDDEVRALVADMFETMDAAPGVGLAGPQVGAGLRLFTYAWVEESGNRWRGVAINPELWISPPPAGEPDIDEEEGCLSFPGERFGLRRAERAILRATDLDGERFEIEAEGWLARIFQHEYDHLDGTLYTDRLGERDQRIVAKITRKLGWGRPGAQWMPGVDDLDA; encoded by the coding sequence ATGGCCGTGCTCCCCATTCGAATCACCGGCGACCCGGTGCTGCATTCCCCAGCCCTCCCGGTCGAGAACATCGACGACGAAGTGCGCGCCCTCGTGGCCGACATGTTCGAGACGATGGATGCCGCGCCGGGCGTGGGGCTCGCCGGTCCGCAGGTGGGCGCGGGGCTCCGCCTGTTCACCTATGCATGGGTGGAGGAGAGCGGCAACCGCTGGCGCGGCGTCGCGATCAATCCCGAGCTCTGGATCTCGCCCCCGCCCGCCGGGGAGCCCGACATCGACGAAGAGGAGGGATGCCTCTCATTCCCCGGCGAACGCTTCGGGCTCCGCCGCGCCGAGCGCGCGATCCTTCGCGCCACTGACCTCGACGGTGAGCGCTTCGAGATCGAGGCCGAAGGATGGCTCGCTCGCATCTTCCAGCACGAATACGACCACCTCGACGGCACGCTGTACACCGATCGGCTCGGGGAGCGCGACCAGCGCATCGTCGCGAAGATCACCCGCAAGCTCGGGTGGGGCCGGCCGGGTGCGCAGTGGATGCCGGGCGTCGACGACCTCGACGCCTGA
- a CDS encoding SDR family NAD(P)-dependent oxidoreductase, with translation MPETNSLGLAEKNGLVTAAGDGIGRASALAFAAAGARVLISDIAPEGLEETARLIREAGGIVETMVGDASAESMAEASVARVVELWGSLDFAHNNAGIGAPNAPFTEQDRAAWERIFSVNVFGTMAFMKHELRQMEKQASGAIVNTASMAGKDGSPGLSPYVASKWAVNGMTQTAALEYAARGIRVNSICPGATLTTALRTWRASSPEAYDAVAASIPMRRMGEPEEQAAAAVWLCSAQASYITGTLLNVEGGDGILGKQ, from the coding sequence ATGCCTGAAACGAACTCGCTCGGACTCGCCGAGAAGAACGGCCTCGTCACCGCTGCCGGAGACGGGATCGGCCGGGCCAGCGCCTTGGCCTTCGCGGCGGCCGGAGCGCGCGTGTTGATCTCGGACATCGCGCCTGAAGGTCTCGAGGAGACTGCGCGATTGATCCGCGAGGCCGGCGGCATCGTCGAGACCATGGTCGGCGACGCATCCGCTGAATCCATGGCGGAAGCGAGCGTCGCTCGGGTCGTCGAACTGTGGGGGTCTCTCGACTTCGCCCACAACAACGCCGGTATCGGCGCGCCGAACGCTCCGTTCACCGAACAGGACCGCGCCGCTTGGGAGCGCATCTTCTCCGTCAACGTGTTCGGGACCATGGCCTTCATGAAGCACGAGCTCCGTCAGATGGAGAAGCAAGCCTCCGGCGCCATCGTGAACACTGCGTCGATGGCGGGTAAGGACGGATCCCCCGGGCTGTCGCCGTATGTCGCTTCGAAGTGGGCAGTGAACGGTATGACGCAGACCGCTGCACTCGAGTACGCCGCGAGGGGTATCCGCGTCAACTCGATCTGCCCCGGAGCGACGCTGACGACTGCACTGCGAACCTGGCGAGCCTCTTCGCCCGAGGCGTACGACGCCGTCGCCGCATCCATCCCGATGCGACGGATGGGTGAGCCGGAGGAGCAGGCCGCGGCGGCCGTGTGGCTCTGCTCCGCCCAGGCGAGCTACATCACCGGCACCCTGCTCAATGTCGAAGGCGGCGACGGCATCCTCGGCAAGCAGTAG
- a CDS encoding WXG100 family type VII secretion target, translating to MNVTFGELNAKADQLAVGRDEINTTLAKLQGQINALVAQGFTTDKASGAFADAYNRFTSGATNAIGGLDDLALFLRTTATTLGDVDAQIASRIAR from the coding sequence ATGAACGTCACTTTCGGTGAGCTGAACGCGAAGGCCGACCAGCTCGCGGTGGGCCGTGACGAGATCAACACGACGCTCGCGAAGCTGCAGGGTCAGATCAATGCGCTCGTCGCTCAGGGCTTCACGACCGACAAGGCGTCGGGTGCGTTCGCTGATGCGTACAACCGGTTCACGTCGGGTGCGACGAACGCGATCGGCGGGCTCGACGACCTCGCGTTGTTCCTCCGTACGACGGCGACGACGCTGGGCGACGTCGATGCGCAGATCGCTTCGCGCATCGCCCGGTAG
- a CDS encoding IS3 family transposase (programmed frameshift) codes for MPKKYTDEFKRDVVAVVRQGGATQRQIAADFGISKTALSTWIQKVELEERGLIDRAPDGSLPAGDDGVALREALKRIRLLEQEAEVMRRAVAYLSQAAPPKMMYPLVRDLADTTAPVRVPVAVTCRVLGFSKQGYYAWVANPVSDRDWGEAHLINAAYDVHHDDPAFGYRLISDELAEQGFVLSERRVWRLCSQQGLWSVFAKRKSKRPRPGPPVHDDLCAVTDEHGRIRHEFTADGPNELWLTDITEHKTAEGKLYLCAIKDVYSNRIVGYSIDSRMKARLAVDALTMAVTHRGNPRGVIVHSDRGSQFRARKYVRALRQHKLHGSMGRVGACGDNAAMESFFALLQKNVLDRQKWTTREELRRAMITWIERTYHRRRRQRGLGKLTPIEFETIMRTDVALAA; via the exons ATGCCCAAGAAGTACACGGATGAATTCAAGCGCGATGTCGTCGCGGTGGTTCGGCAGGGAGGGGCGACGCAGCGGCAGATCGCGGCGGACTTCGGGATCTCGAAGACCGCACTGTCGACCTGGATCCAGAAGGTCGAGCTCGAGGAGCGGGGGCTGATCGATCGTGCACCCGATGGGAGTCTGCCGGCCGGTGATGACGGGGTCGCGTTGCGGGAAGCGTTGAAGCGGATTCGGCTGCTCGAGCAGGAGGCCGAGGTCATGCGCCGCGCGGTCGCGTATCTGTCCCAGGCGGCAC CTCCCAAAATGATGTACCCGCTGGTCCGTGACCTTGCCGATACGACCGCGCCCGTCCGGGTGCCGGTCGCGGTGACCTGCCGGGTGCTCGGCTTTTCGAAGCAGGGCTATTACGCATGGGTGGCCAACCCGGTCTCTGACCGGGACTGGGGCGAAGCGCATCTGATCAACGCCGCGTACGACGTCCATCACGACGATCCGGCGTTCGGGTATCGACTGATCAGCGACGAACTCGCCGAGCAGGGGTTCGTGCTCAGTGAGCGGCGGGTGTGGCGGCTCTGCTCGCAGCAGGGCTTGTGGAGCGTGTTCGCGAAGAGGAAGAGCAAACGGCCTCGCCCCGGGCCTCCCGTGCACGACGATCTCTGCGCCGTGACCGATGAGCACGGGCGGATTCGGCACGAGTTCACCGCTGACGGCCCGAACGAGTTGTGGTTGACCGACATCACCGAGCACAAGACCGCCGAGGGCAAGCTGTATCTCTGCGCGATCAAGGACGTGTACTCGAACCGGATCGTGGGCTACTCGATCGACTCGCGGATGAAGGCGCGTCTGGCCGTCGACGCTCTCACCATGGCTGTCACACACCGAGGGAACCCGCGGGGCGTGATCGTGCACTCCGATAGGGGGTCGCAATTCCGTGCCAGGAAATACGTTCGCGCGCTGCGCCAGCACAAGCTGCACGGATCAATGGGCCGTGTCGGGGCGTGTGGCGATAACGCGGCGATGGAATCGTTTTTCGCCTTGCTGCAGAAGAACGTCCTCGATCGGCAGAAGTGGACCACCCGGGAAGAGCTCAGACGAGCGATGATCACCTGGATCGAACGGACCTATCACCGGCGGCGACGCCAACGCGGACTCGGCAAGCTCACGCCCATCGAGTTCGAGACCATAATGAGAACCGACGTCGCTCTCGCGGCATAA
- a CDS encoding DUF5996 family protein has product MSTDTPTPNRVWPQLRVDDWTATRDTLHMWTQIVGKVRLVHAPLVNHWWQVTLYVTPRGLSTGSIPAGRRLFDLEFDFIDHQLRLRNSDGDARTVRLEAKPVAEFHAQTLQALSELGIEAEISSGPNEVDPAIPFAEDTEHASYDRAAARLFWEQLLQAHRVMDEFRSHFVGKVSPVHFFWGSMDLACTRFSGRDAPKHPGGAPNVGDWVMVEGYSQELFSCGFWPGGGEEGAFYAYAYPEPDGFADYRVGPDAAYYSAENGQFLLPYEAVAATDDPDRTVLEFLHSAYRAAAVHGDWDRDTLEDDPDRWNHLR; this is encoded by the coding sequence ATGAGCACAGATACGCCGACACCGAACAGGGTCTGGCCCCAGCTGAGAGTCGACGACTGGACGGCGACCCGTGACACTTTGCACATGTGGACCCAGATCGTTGGCAAGGTCCGGCTCGTGCACGCGCCACTGGTCAACCACTGGTGGCAGGTGACCCTCTACGTCACCCCGCGCGGGCTGAGCACCGGCAGCATTCCCGCCGGGCGCCGGCTGTTCGATCTCGAGTTCGACTTCATCGACCACCAACTCCGCCTTCGCAACAGCGACGGCGACGCTCGAACCGTCCGACTGGAGGCGAAGCCGGTGGCGGAGTTCCACGCTCAGACCTTGCAAGCGCTGAGCGAGTTGGGCATCGAAGCCGAGATCTCATCCGGGCCGAACGAGGTGGATCCCGCCATCCCGTTCGCCGAGGACACCGAGCATGCCTCCTACGACCGCGCTGCGGCGCGCCTGTTCTGGGAGCAGCTGCTGCAGGCGCACCGGGTGATGGACGAGTTCCGGTCGCACTTCGTCGGTAAGGTCAGCCCGGTTCACTTCTTCTGGGGGTCGATGGATCTCGCCTGCACCCGGTTCTCCGGCAGGGACGCGCCCAAGCATCCCGGCGGTGCCCCGAACGTGGGCGATTGGGTGATGGTGGAGGGCTACTCGCAGGAGCTCTTCAGCTGCGGGTTCTGGCCCGGCGGCGGGGAGGAAGGCGCGTTCTACGCGTATGCCTACCCGGAGCCCGATGGTTTCGCCGACTATCGGGTCGGACCCGACGCTGCCTATTACAGCGCTGAGAACGGCCAGTTCCTGCTGCCCTACGAAGCCGTGGCCGCGACTGACGATCCCGACCGAACGGTACTGGAGTTCCTGCACTCTGCGTATCGGGCCGCCGCCGTACACGGCGATTGGGACCGGGACACGCTCGAAGACGACCCTGACCGGTGGAACCACCTCCGCTAG